The Pectobacterium parmentieri genome segment AATACGCCGTCATCTCCGGAGTTGATTTCTCTTATGAATATACTGAGGTCTAAAATAATGAATAACGGTTTCATCTTTGATTTAGACGGCGTGATTGTAGATACCGCACATTATCACTTTATAGCGTGGAAACATCTAGCCAATAAGATTGGCATAGATATCGATGAGGAGTTTAATGAAAAGCTGAAGGGGATTAGCCGTGAAGGGTCCTTGGAAAGGATTCTCCAATATGGCGGGAAATTGAATGAATTTGATCATAACGAAAAAGTAAAACTGGCTAAAGAAAAAAATGACTACTACGTTAATACTCTTAACCAGTTAACTGAAAAAGACATTCTCCCCGGCGTTCTTTTATTTATTAAAAGAGCGAAAGAGCTTGGTATTCCATGCGCCATTGCGTCCGCATCAAAAAATGCCAAGCTCATATTAGAAAAATTAAAAATTATCGATTACTTTCAACATATTGTTGACCCAGACACCTTAAAGAGGGGAAAACCTGATCCTGAAATATTTTTAAAGGCGGCGAAATCCATCGGTGTCGAATCCCATAATGCAGTAGGGTTTGAAGATGCACCGGCGGGCATTGTCGCATTGAATAAAGCAAAAATATTTTCAGTGGGTATCGCAGTAAAGCAGGAAAGTCTTATTGGTGCCAACGTAGTTGTACCTTCGTTAAATAACATCTCGCCTGAAATGTTATTGCAACAAAAAAATAGATAGGAAGAGTCATACTATCTTCTCCCCTTATGTTTCATCCTTTTATTGGAAATAAAATATATAGGCCAAGAGGAATAATCAATGAGAATAAAAAAAACATCGTTAGCGATAGGAATCTTACTTAGCGCGCTCCCCTTATTCGTTAACGCTGAGAGTTCGTTAAGTAGTATAGAAGCGCGTTTAAATTCCCTTGAAAAACGAGCGATAGATGCCGAAACAAGAGCAGCCTCTGCGGAACAAAAAGCGGCTAGACTTGAACAATTAATAACGAACAAGAATACACCACTGAAAAACACCAATTCAGTGAATATAGAGCAGCGCATTGCTACCCTTGAAAAACATTCAGATCAGGCTCAAGCCAATGCCACGCTGGCTAATGAAAAAGTCAACCAATTAGAGAAACGACAAAATGTCGCTGAAAAATCTAATAGCTTTGTTGGCAACAATAGCAACTGGGGAAAATTAAAGCTGTATGGCGATGTTGAATTTAACATTG includes the following:
- the pgmB gene encoding beta-phosphoglucomutase yields the protein MNNGFIFDLDGVIVDTAHYHFIAWKHLANKIGIDIDEEFNEKLKGISREGSLERILQYGGKLNEFDHNEKVKLAKEKNDYYVNTLNQLTEKDILPGVLLFIKRAKELGIPCAIASASKNAKLILEKLKIIDYFQHIVDPDTLKRGKPDPEIFLKAAKSIGVESHNAVGFEDAPAGIVALNKAKIFSVGIAVKQESLIGANVVVPSLNNISPEMLLQQKNR